A genomic window from Glycine soja cultivar W05 chromosome 10, ASM419377v2, whole genome shotgun sequence includes:
- the LOC114371381 gene encoding uncharacterized protein LOC114371381 yields MKWIKWAAIRKLNLKYKVDLVCLQETKKENFTKLICQNIWGDSNVSWDSVPSVHTVGGLLCMWNNSDFEVDRRVKGRNFLMLVGTWIKDNLKLFIVNVYAPCDLVGKRDLWEELRQLKASNPEGLWCFLVDFNSIRSQDERTGSSQRSVGTYDSSGFNDWILDMEIQEIKSFGSIFTWCRPNGSVRSRLDRCLVSEKWLLKWPDSSQQVLHRDYSDHCPIILKTDLVDWGPKPFRVMDCWLKNKEYQRLVKEVWCGDQQLGWGSIDRTLSEDEVKSMKSIQQELWQVSFAYESLLRQKSRIKWLKEGDSNTAFFHKTINFRRHYNTIQGIFIDDVWVQQPKLIKDEAVKFFASRFTEEKLTRPTLDGVQFKMITHTQSEEMIAPFTDHELKEAVWSCGGDKCPGPD; encoded by the exons ATGAAGTGGATTAAGTGGGCTGCTATTAGAAAGCTTAATTTAAAGTATAAAGTGGATCTTGTATGCCTACAGGAAACAAAGAAGGAGAATTTCACCAAGCTCATTTGCCAAAACATATGGGGAGATTCTAATGTCTCTTGGGACAGTGTTCCATCAGTACACACAGTTGGAGGCTTACTTTGCATGTGGAACAATTCAGATTTCGAGGTGGACAGGAGGGTGAAAGGCAGAAATTTTTTAATGCTTGTAGGGACATGGATTAAGGACAATTTGAAGCTGTTCATTGTCAATGTATATGCTCCATGTGATCTTGTTGGGAAGAGAGATTTGTGGGAAGAACTGAGGCAGTTAAAAGCTTCTAATCCTGAGGGTTTATGGTGCTTCCTTGTGGATTTCAATAGCATTAGAAGCCAGGATGAAAGAACAGGCTCATCTCAAAGGAGTGTGGGCACATATGATAGTTCTGGTTTCAATGATTGGATATTAGACATGGAAATTCAGGAAATTAAAAGCTTTGGTAGCATATTTACTTGGTGTAGGCCAAATGGATCTGTGAGGAGTAGGCTCGATAGATGCTTGGTTTCAGAAAAGTGGCTACTTAAATGGCCTGATTCTTCACAACAAGTACTCCACAGGGATTATTCTGATCACTGtccaattattttgaaaacagaTCTAGTGGATTGGGGCCCTAAGCCATTTAGGGTGATGGACTGTTGGCTTAAAAATAAAGAGTATCAAAGACTGGTTAAAGAAGTGTGGTGTGGTGACCAGCAACTTGGATGGGGGAGTATT GATAGAACTCTGTCGGAGGATGAAGTTAAGTCTATGAAGTCCATTCAGCAGGAACTGTGGCAGGTCTCATTTGCATATGAATCACTCTTGAGGCAGAAATCAAGGATTAAATGGCTCAAGGAAGGTGACAGTAATACAGCCTTCTTCcacaaaactataaatttcaGAAGACACTATAATACAATTCAAGGCATCTTCATTGATGATGTATGGGTTCAGCAACCTAAATTGATTAAGGATGAAGCTGTTAAATTTTTTGCTAGTAGATTCACTGAGGAAAAGCTAACCAGACCTACCTTGGATGGGGTTCAATTCAAAATGATCACTCACACTCAAAGCGAGGAGATGATTGCCCCTTTTACAGATCATGAACTTAAGGAAGCTGTGTGGAGTTGTGGAGGGGATAAATGTCCTGGGCCGGattga